From a single Serratia surfactantfaciens genomic region:
- a CDS encoding urease accessory protein UreF, protein MNAVQLIRILQFADSVLPVGAFAFSNGVESAIQAGIVRDADTLQSFTRTALQQAAGGDGRAVVAACRALQADDREAALGHDWALFNRKLNEEGRSMVVRMGKKLAEMTAAICDEPQVLWWLEQIKTGRAAGTYPVTQAVVMTALGVGPREVAVMHQYGVAMTILSAAMRLMRITHIDTQRILFQLNRDIDVFCDEAERGGVEQMASYAPVTDVLAALHVGAFTRLFSN, encoded by the coding sequence ATGAACGCCGTTCAGTTGATACGCATCCTGCAGTTTGCCGACTCGGTGCTGCCGGTGGGGGCGTTCGCCTTTTCCAACGGCGTCGAGTCGGCGATCCAGGCCGGCATCGTGCGCGATGCCGACACGCTGCAATCGTTCACCCGCACCGCCTTGCAGCAGGCGGCGGGCGGCGACGGCAGGGCGGTGGTGGCGGCCTGTCGGGCGCTGCAGGCGGACGATCGCGAGGCGGCTCTCGGCCACGACTGGGCGCTGTTCAACCGCAAGCTGAACGAAGAAGGGCGCAGCATGGTGGTGCGAATGGGAAAAAAGCTGGCGGAAATGACGGCGGCCATCTGCGATGAGCCCCAGGTGCTCTGGTGGCTTGAGCAGATCAAAACCGGCCGCGCCGCCGGCACCTATCCGGTGACGCAGGCGGTGGTGATGACGGCGCTGGGCGTCGGCCCGCGCGAGGTGGCGGTGATGCACCAGTACGGGGTGGCGATGACCATTCTCAGCGCCGCCATGCGCCTGATGCGCATCACCCATATCGACACCCAACGCATCCTGTTTCAACTCAACCGCGACATCGATGTTTTTTGTGACGAAGCCGAACGCGGCGGCGTTGAACAAATGGCCTCTTACGCGCCGGTGACCGATGTCCTGGCCGCGCTGCACGTCGGCGCATTTACCCGACTGTTCAGCAACTAA
- the ureG gene encoding urease accessory protein UreG has product MKKITRIGIGGPVGSGKTAIIEVITPRLIERGISPLIITNDIVTTEDAKQVKRTLKGILDEEKILGVETGACPHTAVREDPSMNIAAVEEMEARFPESDVVMIESGGDNLTLTFSPALADFYIYVIDVAEGEKIPRKNGPGLVQADILVINKIDLAPYVGASLAVMEHDTRVVRGERPYILTNCKTGEGIDELVDMIMRDFLFTHAPSAAV; this is encoded by the coding sequence GTGAAAAAAATTACCCGCATTGGCATCGGCGGCCCGGTAGGTTCGGGCAAAACCGCAATCATTGAAGTCATCACGCCGCGCTTGATCGAACGGGGCATCAGCCCGTTGATCATCACCAACGACATCGTCACCACCGAAGACGCCAAACAGGTCAAGCGCACGCTCAAGGGGATTCTGGACGAGGAAAAAATCCTGGGCGTAGAAACCGGCGCCTGTCCGCATACCGCCGTGCGTGAAGATCCGAGCATGAATATCGCGGCGGTGGAGGAGATGGAGGCCCGTTTTCCGGAAAGCGACGTGGTGATGATCGAGAGCGGCGGCGATAACCTGACGCTGACTTTCAGCCCGGCGCTGGCGGACTTTTACATCTATGTCATCGACGTCGCCGAAGGGGAAAAGATCCCGCGCAAAAACGGCCCCGGTCTGGTGCAGGCCGACATTCTGGTGATCAACAAAATCGATTTGGCCCCCTACGTCGGCGCCAGCCTGGCGGTGATGGAGCACGACACCCGCGTGGTGCGCGGCGAGCGGCCCTATATTCTCACCAACTGCAAAACCGGCGAAGGCATCGATGAACTGGTGGACATGATCATGCGTGATTTTCTGTTTACCCACGCGCCGTCGGCGGCGGTATGA
- a CDS encoding urease accessory protein UreD — MTAVSEAARRVAQLGADAPELADYQDEPPQMASGGVGKTGYLRLEFALNGHRSVLRRMERRVPFLVQRALYWDEALPQMPCVFVISTSGCILQGDRLTLEVQVAPQACGHITTQSATKIHAMENNYAAQMQMLRLEAGSYLEMMPDPVIPHCGSRFITDTRITLHPTATLLYGEILMSGRKHHQADRGFRFDVYSSRISACSPDGKTLFVERYVLEPHKHPLHGVGVMGPFDVFGNVILLTPREHHQRILDRIAPRYDEVEGIASGVSRLPNECGLIFKALGKEARQVKAAIRVFWRVAREEILGVTLPEPFIWR, encoded by the coding sequence ATGACAGCGGTCAGCGAAGCGGCGAGGCGCGTTGCCCAGCTCGGCGCCGACGCGCCGGAGTTGGCCGACTATCAGGATGAGCCGCCGCAGATGGCCAGCGGCGGCGTAGGAAAAACCGGTTATCTGCGGCTGGAGTTTGCACTGAACGGGCATCGCAGCGTGCTGCGGCGGATGGAGCGGCGGGTGCCGTTTCTGGTACAGCGGGCGCTGTATTGGGATGAAGCGCTGCCGCAGATGCCGTGCGTGTTCGTCATCTCCACCTCGGGGTGCATCTTGCAGGGCGATCGCCTGACGCTCGAGGTGCAGGTTGCCCCCCAGGCCTGCGGGCATATCACCACCCAGTCGGCGACCAAGATCCACGCCATGGAAAATAACTACGCGGCGCAGATGCAAATGCTGAGGCTGGAAGCCGGCAGCTATCTGGAGATGATGCCCGATCCGGTGATCCCCCACTGCGGTTCGCGCTTCATTACCGATACCCGCATTACGCTGCATCCGACGGCAACGCTGCTCTACGGCGAGATCCTGATGTCCGGGCGCAAACACCATCAGGCGGATCGCGGGTTCAGATTCGACGTTTACTCCTCACGCATCAGCGCCTGCAGCCCCGATGGCAAGACGCTGTTTGTCGAACGTTATGTGCTGGAACCGCATAAGCATCCGTTGCACGGCGTTGGCGTGATGGGGCCGTTCGATGTGTTCGGCAATGTCATCCTGCTGACGCCGCGCGAGCATCATCAGCGGATCCTCGATCGCATCGCACCCCGCTATGACGAGGTTGAAGGGATCGCCAGCGGCGTCAGCCGATTGCCCAACGAGTGCGGCCTGATCTTTAAGGCATTGGGCAAAGAGGCGCGTCAGGTGAAGGCGGCCATTCGCGTTTTTTGGCGCGTCGCGCGGGAAGAGATCCTGGGCGTGACGCTGCCCGAGCCCTTTATCTGGCGCTAA
- the yut gene encoding urea transporter, with translation MTTKWDWAGLCVRCRVVAATDAVLRGCSQVMFQNNPLTGLLFFIAIFVGAWEEGLPQVAFGCLLGTAAATLSAAWLVDDRAALRSGLYGYNGCLVGAALPTFLLPSAWLWVGVIFCGAISVIVTVGLNRLLRTWQIAALTAPFVLTTWTVLLASYPFSHLRHVRLPPATIPADGAVFNAHLEMMEMLNGALHGVSQVFLCSSVSGGLLLLLGLAVSSPRAMLLAFSGALLAVATALAIGADPQAVFAGLYAFSAVLTAVALGSVFNPPGWRVLIYTLLGVIFTVLVQGAFNTLLAPLGMPSLTMPFVIASWLFLSANPAVIAARR, from the coding sequence ATGACGACAAAGTGGGATTGGGCGGGGCTGTGCGTTCGCTGCCGGGTGGTGGCGGCGACGGATGCGGTGCTGCGCGGCTGTTCGCAGGTGATGTTTCAAAATAATCCGTTGACCGGATTGCTGTTTTTCATCGCCATTTTCGTCGGTGCCTGGGAGGAAGGGCTGCCGCAGGTGGCCTTCGGCTGCCTGTTGGGCACCGCCGCGGCGACGCTGAGTGCGGCGTGGCTGGTGGACGACCGCGCTGCGTTGCGTTCCGGCCTGTATGGCTATAACGGCTGCCTGGTCGGCGCCGCGCTACCGACTTTTTTGTTGCCTTCCGCCTGGCTGTGGGTCGGCGTGATCTTCTGCGGCGCGATCTCGGTGATCGTCACCGTCGGCCTCAATCGGCTGCTGCGCACCTGGCAGATCGCCGCGCTGACCGCGCCTTTCGTGCTGACCACCTGGACGGTGCTGCTGGCCAGCTATCCGTTCAGCCATCTGCGACATGTGCGGCTGCCACCGGCGACCATTCCGGCCGATGGCGCGGTGTTCAACGCGCATCTCGAGATGATGGAGATGCTGAACGGCGCGTTGCACGGCGTCTCCCAGGTTTTTTTGTGCAGCAGCGTGAGCGGTGGTCTGCTGCTGCTGCTCGGGCTGGCGGTTTCGTCGCCGCGCGCGATGCTGCTGGCCTTTTCCGGCGCTTTGCTGGCGGTGGCGACCGCACTGGCGATCGGCGCCGATCCGCAGGCGGTTTTCGCCGGCCTGTACGCCTTCAGCGCAGTGTTGACGGCGGTGGCGCTGGGCTCCGTCTTCAATCCACCCGGCTGGCGGGTGCTGATCTATACGCTGCTTGGCGTGATTTTCACGGTGCTGGTGCAGGGGGCTTTCAATACCTTGCTGGCCCCGCTGGGTATGCCGTCGCTGACCATGCCGTTCGTGATCGCATCCTGGCTGTTCTTGAGCGCCAATCCGGCGGTGATCGCGGCGCGGCGTTAA
- a CDS encoding HoxN/HupN/NixA family nickel/cobalt transporter, whose product MTVVSEGLHGAARRRAAYLLLGLLAVNVGVWLLALAVFKDNAALMGTALLAYSFGLRHAVDADHIAAIDNVTRKLMQQGKTPVAVGTFFSLGHSTIVVLASAAIAATAMMFSRQMSWFHETGGLIGTLVSALFLLTVAFINLLVLISVWRAFRQVKAGALPAHQSLDALMSGGGALARCFRPLFRLVNKSWHMYLVGFLFGLGFDTATEVGLLGISAAGAGHGMNLWSIMLFPALFAAGMALIDSIDNFVMIGAYGWAFSKPIRKLYYNMTITAASVLIAVFIGGIEALGLIADKLTLSGPLWDAVARLNDHLGEMGYWVIAVFIFCWLVSVVNYRLRGYDKLTVSG is encoded by the coding sequence ATGACGGTAGTTTCTGAAGGATTGCACGGTGCGGCCCGGCGGCGGGCGGCATATCTGCTGCTGGGGCTGTTGGCGGTCAACGTCGGCGTCTGGCTGCTGGCGCTGGCGGTGTTCAAAGACAACGCCGCGCTGATGGGCACCGCCTTGCTGGCCTACAGCTTTGGTCTGCGCCATGCGGTGGACGCCGACCACATCGCCGCGATCGACAACGTGACCCGCAAGCTGATGCAGCAGGGCAAAACGCCGGTGGCGGTCGGCACCTTCTTCTCGCTCGGCCACTCGACCATCGTGGTGCTGGCCTCCGCCGCCATTGCCGCGACGGCGATGATGTTCAGCCGCCAGATGAGCTGGTTTCACGAGACCGGCGGCTTGATCGGCACGCTGGTATCCGCGCTGTTTCTGCTGACGGTGGCCTTTATCAATCTGCTGGTGCTGATCTCCGTGTGGCGCGCTTTCCGGCAGGTGAAAGCGGGGGCGCTGCCTGCGCATCAATCGCTGGATGCGCTGATGAGTGGTGGCGGTGCGCTGGCGCGCTGTTTCCGCCCGCTGTTCAGGCTGGTGAATAAGAGTTGGCACATGTACCTGGTGGGCTTCTTGTTTGGCCTGGGCTTCGACACCGCCACCGAGGTTGGGTTGCTGGGCATTTCGGCCGCCGGCGCCGGCCACGGCATGAATCTGTGGAGCATCATGCTGTTCCCGGCGCTGTTCGCCGCCGGCATGGCGCTGATCGACTCCATCGACAACTTCGTGATGATCGGCGCTTACGGCTGGGCGTTTTCCAAACCGATCCGCAAGCTGTACTACAACATGACGATCACGGCGGCATCGGTGCTCATCGCGGTGTTTATCGGCGGCATCGAAGCGCTCGGGCTCATCGCCGACAAGCTGACGCTGTCCGGCCCGCTGTGGGACGCCGTCGCGCGGCTCAACGATCATCTGGGGGAGATGGGGTATTGGGTGATCGCCGTGTTCATCTTCTGCTGGCTGGTGTCGGTGGTGAATTACCGCCTGCGCGGCTATGACAAATTGACGGTCAGCGGCTGA
- a CDS encoding Hok/Gef family protein: protein MQQKRVVLKLVIVCMTLIAFIWLTRGSLCELRIRLGDSEVAATLAYESEL from the coding sequence ATGCAGCAAAAACGGGTCGTGCTTAAGCTGGTGATCGTCTGTATGACGCTGATCGCGTTCATCTGGCTAACCCGCGGTTCTCTATGCGAACTGCGCATCAGGCTGGGAGACTCGGAGGTTGCGGCCACTTTGGCTTACGAATCCGAACTGTAA
- the fadE gene encoding acyl-CoA dehydrogenase FadE, which produces MMVLSIVVLLALLGVVFYHRVNLTLSSLILVAYTAAMGAIGLWSFWLLLPLAIVLLPLNLSSVRRSLLSAPALRAFRKVMPPMSTTEKEAIDAGTTWWEGDLFRGAPDWNKLHNYPKPRLTAEEQAFIDGPVEEACRMANDFQITHELADLPPELWAYLKEHRFFAMIIKKEYGGLEFSPYAQAQVLQKLAGVSGILAITVGVPNSLGPGELLQHYGTEEQKNHYLPGLARGDEIPCFALTSPEAGSDAGAIPDVGTVCMGEWQGKQVLGMRLTWNKRYITLAPVATVLGLAFKLHDPNRLLSDNESPGITCALIPTSTPGVEIGNRHFPLNVPFQNGPTRGTDVFVPIDYIIGGPKMAGQGWRMLVECLSVGRGITLPSNSTGSLKSIALATGAYAHIRRQFKISIGKMEGIEEPLARIAGNTYVMDAAASLITYALVQGEKPAVLSAIVKYHCTHRGQQSIVDAMDIAGGKGIMLGESNFLARAYQGAPIAITVEGANILTRTMMIFGQGAIRCHPYVLDEMAAAQNNDLNAFDKSLFGHLGHVGSNKVRSFWLGLTNGRTSATPTKDATRRYYQQLNRLSANLALLSDVSMGVLGGSLKRRERISARLGDILSQMYLASAVLKRFDDEGRQKEDLPLVHWGVQDSLHKAEQALDDLLRNFPNRFIAGAMRFVVFPLGRVHTAPSDRLDHQLAKILQVPSATRSRLGRGQYLTPSEHNPIGLLEAALADVMAAEPIHERLCKAAGKNLPFTRLNRLAERALEEGKISADEAKILVKAEESRLRSINVDDFAPDALAAAKPEKPAAQSKRQQQTEAA; this is translated from the coding sequence ATGATGGTTCTTAGTATTGTCGTTTTACTGGCTCTCCTCGGCGTGGTGTTCTACCACCGGGTGAACCTTACCCTCAGCAGCCTGATCCTGGTGGCGTACACCGCCGCCATGGGCGCTATCGGCCTGTGGAGCTTCTGGCTGTTGCTGCCGTTGGCTATCGTGCTGCTGCCGCTGAACCTTTCCTCCGTGCGCCGTTCCCTGCTTTCCGCGCCGGCGCTGCGCGCATTCCGCAAAGTGATGCCGCCGATGTCCACCACCGAAAAGGAGGCGATCGACGCCGGCACCACCTGGTGGGAAGGCGATCTGTTCCGCGGCGCGCCGGACTGGAACAAGCTGCACAACTACCCGAAACCGCGCCTGACGGCAGAAGAGCAGGCGTTTATCGACGGCCCGGTGGAAGAAGCCTGCCGCATGGCCAACGACTTCCAAATCACCCACGAACTGGCCGATCTGCCGCCTGAACTGTGGGCGTACCTGAAAGAACACCGTTTCTTCGCGATGATCATCAAGAAAGAGTACGGCGGCCTGGAATTCTCGCCTTATGCTCAGGCGCAGGTGCTGCAAAAACTGGCCGGCGTTTCCGGCATCCTGGCGATCACCGTCGGCGTGCCGAACTCCCTCGGCCCGGGCGAACTGCTGCAGCACTACGGCACTGAAGAACAGAAAAATCACTATCTGCCGGGCCTGGCGCGCGGCGACGAGATCCCTTGCTTCGCGCTGACCAGCCCGGAAGCGGGTTCCGATGCCGGTGCGATCCCGGACGTCGGCACCGTCTGCATGGGCGAATGGCAAGGCAAACAGGTGCTGGGCATGCGCCTGACCTGGAACAAGCGCTACATCACGCTGGCACCGGTCGCTACCGTACTGGGCCTGGCGTTCAAACTGCATGACCCGAATCGCCTGCTGAGCGACAACGAATCCCCGGGCATCACCTGTGCGCTGATCCCGACCAGCACGCCGGGCGTGGAGATCGGCAACCGCCACTTCCCGCTGAACGTGCCGTTCCAGAACGGCCCGACCCGCGGCACCGACGTATTCGTGCCGATCGATTACATCATCGGCGGCCCGAAAATGGCCGGCCAGGGCTGGCGCATGCTGGTTGAATGTCTGTCGGTCGGTCGCGGCATCACCCTGCCGTCCAACTCCACCGGCAGCCTGAAATCCATTGCCCTGGCGACCGGCGCCTACGCGCACATTCGCCGTCAGTTCAAGATCTCCATCGGCAAGATGGAAGGGATCGAAGAGCCGTTGGCGCGCATTGCCGGCAACACCTATGTGATGGACGCCGCCGCTTCATTGATCACCTATGCGCTGGTGCAGGGCGAGAAGCCGGCCGTACTGTCGGCCATCGTCAAATACCACTGTACGCACCGCGGCCAGCAGTCGATCGTTGACGCCATGGACATCGCCGGCGGTAAAGGCATCATGCTGGGCGAATCCAACTTCCTGGCTCGCGCTTATCAGGGCGCACCGATCGCCATCACGGTGGAAGGCGCGAACATCCTGACTCGCACCATGATGATCTTCGGTCAGGGCGCGATCCGCTGCCATCCTTATGTGCTGGATGAAATGGCGGCCGCGCAAAACAACGATCTGAACGCTTTCGATAAATCGCTGTTCGGCCACCTGGGCCACGTCGGCAGCAACAAGGTGCGCAGCTTCTGGCTGGGCCTGACCAATGGCCGCACCAGCGCCACGCCGACCAAGGACGCGACCCGTCGTTACTATCAGCAGTTGAACCGTCTGAGCGCCAACCTGGCGTTGCTGTCGGACGTTTCCATGGGCGTGCTGGGCGGCAGCCTGAAGCGCCGTGAGCGCATCTCCGCTCGCCTGGGGGATATCCTCAGCCAGATGTACCTGGCTTCCGCCGTGCTGAAACGCTTTGACGACGAAGGCCGTCAGAAAGAAGATCTGCCGCTGGTGCATTGGGGCGTGCAAGACAGCCTGCATAAAGCTGAACAGGCACTGGATGACCTGCTGCGCAACTTCCCGAACCGCTTTATCGCCGGCGCGATGCGCTTCGTGGTCTTCCCGCTCGGCCGCGTGCATACCGCACCGTCCGATCGTCTGGACCATCAGCTGGCCAAGATCCTGCAGGTGCCTTCCGCCACCCGCAGCCGTCTGGGGCGCGGTCAGTATCTGACGCCGAGCGAGCATAACCCAATCGGCCTGCTGGAAGCGGCGCTGGCCGACGTGATGGCCGCCGAGCCGATTCACGAACGCCTGTGCAAGGCGGCCGGCAAAAATCTGCCGTTCACCCGTCTGAATCGTTTGGCGGAACGCGCGCTGGAAGAAGGCAAGATCAGCGCCGACGAGGCGAAGATCTTGGTGAAAGCCGAAGAGAGCCGCCTGCGCTCCATCAACGTGGACGACTTCGCGCCGGACGCGCTGGCGGCCGCCAAGCCGGAAAAGCCGGCGGCGCAGTCTAAGCGCCAACAGCAGACCGAAGCGGCTTAA
- the lpcA gene encoding D-sedoheptulose 7-phosphate isomerase has product MYHDLIRSELNEAADTLAKFINDDANIDAIQRAAVLLADSFKAGGKVISCGNGGSHCDAMHFAEELTGRYRENRPGYPAIAISDVSHLSCVSNDFGYEYVFSRYVEAVGREGDVLLGISTSGNSGNIIKAIDAARAKGMKVITLTGKDGGKMAGSADVEIRVPHFGYADRIQEIHIKAIHILIQLIEKEMVKA; this is encoded by the coding sequence ATGTACCACGACCTTATTCGCAGTGAACTGAACGAAGCGGCTGATACCCTGGCGAAATTTATCAATGACGACGCCAACATCGACGCCATCCAACGCGCGGCGGTGCTGCTGGCGGATTCCTTCAAAGCCGGCGGTAAAGTGATTTCCTGCGGCAACGGCGGTTCCCATTGCGACGCGATGCACTTCGCCGAAGAGCTGACCGGCCGCTACCGCGAAAACCGCCCGGGCTACCCGGCGATTGCCATCTCGGACGTCAGCCACCTGTCCTGCGTCAGCAACGATTTCGGCTATGAGTATGTGTTCTCCCGCTATGTGGAAGCAGTGGGCCGCGAAGGTGACGTGCTGTTGGGCATTTCCACCTCCGGCAACTCCGGCAACATCATCAAGGCCATCGACGCGGCGCGCGCCAAAGGGATGAAAGTGATCACCCTGACCGGCAAGGACGGCGGCAAGATGGCGGGTTCTGCCGATGTGGAAATTCGCGTGCCGCACTTCGGTTACGCCGACCGCATTCAGGAAATCCACATCAAAGCGATCCACATCTTGATTCAGCTGATCGAAAAAGAGATGGTTAAGGCGTAA
- a CDS encoding class II glutamine amidotransferase, whose translation MCELLGMSANVPTDICFSFTGLVQRGGRTGPHKDGWGITFYEGNGCRTFKDPQPSFNSPIARLVQDYPIKSCAVVSHIRQANRGEVALENTHPFTRELWGRNWTYAHNGQLKGYRQLDTGTFRPVGQTDSEYAFCWLLHQLALKYPRTPSQWPAVFRYIGLLASQLRKKGVFNMLLSDGRFVMAYCSTNLYWITRRAPFGKATLLDQDVEIDFQQQTTPNDVVTVIATQPLTANETWHKIEPGEFALFHFGERLVLSEGIGVGRRAG comes from the coding sequence ATGTGTGAACTGCTCGGGATGAGCGCAAACGTACCGACCGATATCTGCTTCAGCTTTACCGGTTTGGTTCAGCGCGGCGGCCGTACCGGGCCGCATAAAGATGGCTGGGGCATTACCTTCTATGAAGGGAACGGTTGCCGCACCTTCAAGGATCCGCAGCCGAGCTTCAACTCGCCGATCGCCCGCCTGGTGCAGGACTATCCGATCAAGTCCTGCGCGGTGGTGTCTCATATTCGTCAGGCCAACCGCGGTGAAGTGGCGCTGGAAAACACCCATCCGTTCACCCGCGAACTTTGGGGCCGCAACTGGACCTACGCGCACAACGGTCAATTGAAAGGCTATCGTCAGCTGGATACCGGCACGTTTCGTCCGGTCGGTCAGACCGACAGCGAATATGCGTTCTGTTGGCTGCTGCATCAGCTGGCGCTGAAATACCCGCGCACCCCGAGCCAGTGGCCGGCGGTCTTCCGCTATATCGGCCTGTTGGCGAGCCAGCTGCGCAAGAAAGGGGTGTTCAATATGCTGTTGTCGGACGGGCGCTTCGTGATGGCCTATTGCTCCACCAACCTGTATTGGATCACGCGCCGCGCGCCGTTCGGCAAGGCGACGCTGCTCGACCAGGACGTGGAAATCGATTTTCAGCAGCAGACCACACCAAACGATGTGGTCACGGTGATCGCCACCCAACCGCTAACCGCCAACGAAACCTGGCACAAGATTGAGCCAGGCGAGTTCGCGTTATTTCACTTCGGTGAGCGGCTTGTTCTGAGCGAAGGGATTGGTGTTGGGCGTCGGGCTGGCTGA
- the dpaA gene encoding peptidoglycan meso-diaminopimelic acid protein amidase, producing MSKIALLFAMLVSMPMITACSASEQVPEAPVVKQQLLGSPVYIQIFKEERKLELYARMGNEFRLVNTFPICNFSGGLGPKRREGDFKSPEGFYSVDARHLKPDSKYYRAINIGFPNDYDKSQGYSGAYLMIHGECKSIGCYAMTNTYMDEIYRYVEAAFAYGQSRVDISIYPFRMTDQNLKRHASSSYIAFWRQLKPGYDYFAKNHQPPMMTVDNGQYVLGQPLMSSGQMTQYASASPTPNTNPFAQNKPLTEVK from the coding sequence ATGAGCAAAATCGCGCTGTTGTTTGCGATGCTTGTTTCTATGCCGATGATCACGGCCTGCAGCGCCAGCGAGCAGGTACCCGAAGCGCCGGTAGTTAAACAGCAATTATTAGGTTCACCGGTCTATATTCAGATCTTCAAAGAGGAACGCAAGCTGGAATTGTATGCCAGAATGGGCAATGAATTCCGTCTGGTCAACACGTTCCCGATCTGTAATTTCTCCGGCGGGCTGGGTCCTAAACGTCGTGAAGGCGACTTTAAAAGTCCTGAAGGCTTTTATAGCGTTGACGCGCGCCATCTGAAACCCGACAGCAAGTATTATCGGGCGATCAATATCGGTTTCCCTAATGATTACGATAAATCGCAGGGCTATTCCGGCGCTTATCTGATGATCCACGGTGAATGCAAATCGATTGGCTGTTACGCGATGACCAACACCTATATGGATGAAATCTATCGCTACGTCGAAGCCGCCTTCGCCTATGGCCAAAGCCGCGTCGACATCAGCATCTACCCGTTCCGCATGACCGATCAGAACCTCAAGCGCCATGCGTCATCCAGCTATATCGCCTTCTGGCGCCAGCTGAAACCGGGTTACGATTACTTCGCCAAGAACCACCAGCCGCCGATGATGACCGTAGACAACGGCCAGTATGTGCTGGGTCAACCGTTGATGAGCAGCGGCCAGATGACGCAGTACGCGTCAGCCAGCCCGACGCCCAACACCAATCCCTTCGCTCAGAACAAGCCGCTCACCGAAGTGAAATAA
- a CDS encoding Na(+)-translocating NADH-quinone reductase subunit A, whose translation MIKIRKGLDLPIAGAPVQAIQDGPNIQHVALLGEEYVGMRPSMLVQEGDTVKKGQALFEDKKNPGVFFTAPASGRIAAINRGERRVLQSVVIALENGGDDQLEFAHYPLGELAQLPREQVESELIASGLWTALRTRPFSKTPAPGSEPRAIFVTAMDTQPLAADPQVIIAEQQAAFNAGLVVLARLTAGKVHVCHAAGASVGQQSGPQIAYSEFAGPHPAGLAGTHIHFLEPVSLKKTVWHIGYQDAIAIGTLFTTGKLDTRRVVALAGPQVAKPALLRTRLGASLNELTAGRLKGGENRVISGSVLNGMHAAGPNAWLGRFHSQVSVLEEGRDKELFGWIVPSPNKFSITRTTLGHFLKNKLFAFSTTTNGGERAMVPIGNYERVMPLDILPTLLLRDLLAGDSDSAQALGCLELDEEDLALCTFVCPGKYEYAPVLREVLTKIEQEG comes from the coding sequence ATGATTAAGATCAGAAAAGGGTTAGATCTGCCGATAGCCGGGGCTCCGGTTCAGGCGATCCAAGACGGCCCGAACATTCAGCATGTCGCCCTGCTTGGGGAAGAGTATGTCGGAATGCGCCCCTCCATGCTGGTGCAGGAAGGCGATACCGTTAAGAAAGGCCAGGCGTTGTTCGAAGACAAGAAAAACCCCGGGGTTTTCTTCACGGCTCCCGCCAGCGGCCGCATCGCCGCGATTAACCGCGGCGAGCGGCGCGTATTGCAATCGGTGGTGATTGCGCTGGAAAACGGCGGCGACGATCAGCTCGAGTTCGCGCACTACCCGCTGGGTGAACTGGCCCAGCTGCCGCGCGAGCAGGTCGAGAGCGAACTGATCGCCAGCGGCCTGTGGACCGCGCTGCGCACCCGCCCGTTCAGCAAGACGCCGGCTCCCGGCAGCGAACCGCGCGCCATTTTCGTCACCGCTATGGACACCCAGCCGTTGGCCGCCGATCCGCAGGTGATCATCGCCGAGCAGCAGGCGGCGTTCAACGCCGGGCTGGTGGTGCTGGCGCGCCTGACGGCGGGCAAGGTGCACGTGTGCCATGCCGCCGGCGCTTCGGTTGGCCAGCAGAGCGGCCCGCAGATCGCTTACAGCGAATTCGCCGGCCCGCATCCCGCCGGGTTGGCAGGCACTCACATTCACTTCCTCGAACCGGTCAGCCTGAAGAAAACCGTTTGGCACATCGGCTACCAGGATGCGATCGCCATCGGCACGCTGTTCACTACCGGCAAGCTCGACACCCGCCGGGTCGTGGCGCTGGCCGGGCCACAGGTGGCGAAGCCGGCGCTGCTGCGCACTCGTCTGGGGGCCAGCCTCAATGAGCTGACTGCCGGCCGCCTGAAAGGCGGCGAGAACCGGGTGATCTCCGGTTCGGTGCTGAACGGCATGCACGCCGCCGGGCCGAACGCCTGGCTCGGCCGCTTCCACTCGCAGGTGTCGGTGCTGGAAGAAGGGCGCGACAAAGAGCTGTTCGGTTGGATCGTGCCTTCGCCGAACAAGTTCTCCATTACCCGCACCACGCTGGGCCACTTCCTGAAGAACAAACTGTTCGCCTTCTCGACCACCACCAACGGCGGCGAGCGGGCCATGGTGCCGATCGGCAACTACGAGCGGGTGATGCCGCTGGATATTCTGCCGACGCTGCTGCTGCGCGATCTGCTGGCGGGCGACAGCGACAGCGCGCAGGCGCTGGGTTGTCTGGAGCTGGACGAGGAAGATCTGGCGCTGTGCACCTTCGTTTGCCCCGGCAAATATGAGTACGCGCCGGTGCTGCGCGAGGTGCTGACCAAGATTGAGCAGGAAGGATAA